A region of the Salvia splendens isolate huo1 chromosome 11, SspV2, whole genome shotgun sequence genome:
TACCAACCACACCAAATCAAACAGAACCCAAAATCGAAACCCAGAAAATCAATACCTCACCACTAGTGATTGGAACCAAACTCAATGGCGAGAATTACTCGCTCTGGGCCATCCACATGATGGCGGCAATAAGCGGGAGGGGAATGGCGTCTCACATCACTGGAGTTCCAGCCCCTCCAGCAAAAAACCGATCCAGCCTTCGGGAGATGGCAACAAGGAGATCACTGATTGTTCACGTGGTTAATACAGAACTTAGAGCAAAAATTGGTAAATCGGGTGTCTCAATACCCGACAGCCAGAGACGTGTGGAAAAGTTTGGAGGTCACATATGCAAGTGGAGGAGACAAAATTCAAGTATACGACCTGATCACAAGAGCGAACAGATTGAAGCAAACGGATGAATCCTTGGAGGATATATGGACAATCCTCAATAACCTATGGGTCTCCATCGATCAGAAACAGCCCAACCGGATGAAATATCCAGAGGACATCGATATCTATAACGCTGGAAAAGAAGAACAGAGATTATACCAATTGTTAGTAGCATTGAACGATAGGTATGAAGGAATCAAAAAGGAGATACTCAGACTGGAACCACTTCCATCGGTGGAGGTAGCCTACAGAATCCTCCGGCGAGAGGACACCAGGGCAAATATTTTGAAAACAGGGGATACCGGGGCTACACAGGGAGTCGCGGCTGGACTCATTGCGAGGCAGCCATGGATGAATCAATCCACCCACCAAAATCCCCCTCACCGAAGCGGCGGAACTGGCGGTGGCAACTGGAGCAGGAAGACGAAAGAGGAAAAGCTGAAACTCACATGCACTCACTGCGAGAAAAAGAAACACAGTCGAGACACATGTTTCGAACTCCACGGTTACCCGGATTGGTGGGAGGAGCGCAAGTCCAAACCACCGAtccgaggaggaagaggaataGTTGTCGTCGCATCTGGAGGAAGGGAACCTACCGCCACCGTCGGGGGCAACGCCGAGGCCGCAACATCCCGAGGCAACAAAACGGAGGAGATAACTCTCGGGACTGTGTCATTCACCCATGGCGGAAATGGAATGGAGGCGGCGGAAATTGAAGAAGGAGCCGAAAGGGGTAAGTTAGGGTTTGAGGATTTATTCTCAAACCCtactaattttgaaaaattagaaAACCGACCCCATCCCATTAAATATCCTCCCATTTgtcccaaacaaatcagaaatatCCAAATTCAGCCCCTCGGTTCGGAAAATTGCAAATTAGCCCCAATAGTTTGCAAAAATATATTTCAGCCACTTGAGGATTTATCCGATGAAATGCCTAAATCGTATGCCCTATCTGTTTCGTCTAATGCTAAGAATGACAGGTGGATCTTTGACTGTGGATCCACAGATACTATAACCTTTGATAAATATGATATGTCTAACATGCACGGGGCACCGAAGAGTCATATTCAAAATGCAAACGGAGAGTTGACACCTGTAGATGGAGCAGGAACCGTTAGAATCTCACCCAGTTTAACACTCTCTAATTGCCTATATGTCCCATCTATGTCTCATAAACTGCTatctattagtcatgtgactaaagAATTGAATTGCACTCTCCTAATGCAATCGAATTTTTGcctattacaggatatcaggacaaGGAaaattattggacgtggcactgagcggAATGGGttgtactatgtggatgagatagatCAACACGGAAATGCGATGGTAGCTCATGGAGCCACTAGCAGGGAGGCCTGGTTGTGGCACCGACGCCTAGGACATCCTTTATCGGGTTATTTAAAATTACTTTTTCCTAAATTTAGCCAAGATCTGTATtatgaaacttgtgttttggccaaaagccatagacaAACCTACAAATCAAGCAATACTAGAGTTGATTTGTGTTTTGATCTTGTccattctgatgtttggggtccttcaCCAGTTTTAGGGGGTCaaggttttaaatattttcttctgtttgtggatgattgtacTCGTATGACATGggtatattttatgaaacaaaaatctgaaaCCTTCCAACACTTCACCCACTTCTACAACCTAGTCTAAACCCAATTTCAAAAGGCCATAAAAATTCTTCGGCCAGATAACGGAGGAGAATTTGTGAACTCTGATATGAAACAGTTTTGCCACAATAAAGGCCTTGTCCATCAAACTACCTGCCCCTAcactccagaacaaaatggaGTCTCCGAACGAAAAAACCGAACTCTTTTAGAAATAGCTCGTGCTATGCTCATTTAATCGAACACCCCACGGAAATTTTGGCCAGAAGCAGTAGCTGCCTCAGCCTACCTCTCAAATAGACTACCCTCAAGCTCACTAAATCTAAAAACCCCGCTAGAGATCCTCTCGACACTAGCTCAAATACCCCTACCTCTAACCCTTCGACCCCGGGTGTTTGGCTGCTCAGCTTTTGTTCATATTCCAAAAAATGAAAGAACGAAGCTATCCCCTTGTGCAGTGAAGTGTGTGTTTGTAGGATATGGAGTGAACCAAAAGGGATATAGTTATTTTGATCTGAAATCTAACCGCCT
Encoded here:
- the LOC121754977 gene encoding uncharacterized protein LOC121754977, whose protein sequence is MKYPEDIDIYNAGKEEQRLYQLLVALNDRYEGIKKEILRLEPLPSVEVAYRILRREDTRANILKTGDTGATQGVAAGLIARQPWMNQSTHQNPPHRSGGTGGGNWSRKTKEEKLKLTCTHCEKKKHSRDTCFELHGYPDWWEERKSKPPIRGGRGIVVVASGGREPTATVGGNAEAATSRGNKTEEITLGTVSFTHGGNGMEAAEIEEGAERGYQDKENYWTWH